GATTGCCCTCCGGGCGGCGCGAGCGCACGATGATCCCAGCAACCCCACAATCATGGCAGCCGGCGCGGTCTTGTTCGCTTCGTCCGGCGCGGCGTCCCTGGCCGAGGCGCGCGCGCTTGTTCCCTTCCGGCGGCGCCGCTGGTATCGCGCCGCCCGCTGGCTCGCCACCGTGCTGCTTGCCGTCTTCTTCGTCCGGACCTTCCTCGGCGAGGCCTCGGTCGTCCCCACCGGCTCGATGGAAGGCACCATCCTGACCGGCGACCACATCTTCCTGAACAAGGCGTTGTACGGCCCCGAGCTGCCGCTGGTGGGATGGCGGCTGCCCCGGCTCCGCACGCCCCGGCGCGGCGACATCGTCGCCTTCCGCTATCCGCGCGACCCGCGCATCACCTTCCTCAAGCGCGTGGTCGCCATCGGCGGCGACACCGTGGAGATCCGCGACGACGCCCTCTACGTCAACGGCGCGCCCGTGCCCGAGCCCTACGTGCAGCACCGCCTGCACGCGCGGACGGCGCGACGCGAGAACTATCCCGCGCAGAAGATCGCGCCCGGCAGCCTCTTCGTGCTGGGTGACAACCGCGACGACTCCGCCGACAGCCGCTACTGGGGTACCGTGCCCGCGGCCAACGTGGTCGGCGAGCCCATCCTGGTCTACTTCTCCTACGACGCCCCGGCGCGCGACTGGCTGGAGGACAACGGCACCCGCAAGCTCGAATTCTACGG
This genomic interval from Terriglobales bacterium contains the following:
- the lepB gene encoding signal peptidase I; this encodes MAAGAVLFASSGAASLAEARALVPFRRRRWYRAARWLATVLLAVFFVRTFLGEASVVPTGSMEGTILTGDHIFLNKALYGPELPLVGWRLPRLRTPRRGDIVAFRYPRDPRITFLKRVVAIGGDTVEIRDDALYVNGAPVPEPYVQHRLHARTARRENYPAQKIAPGSLFVLGDNRDDSADSRYWGTVPAANVVGEPILVYFSYDAPARDWLEDNGTRKLEFYGSMAAHLFSRTRWQRIGTLL